The proteins below come from a single Mercenaria mercenaria strain notata chromosome 3, MADL_Memer_1, whole genome shotgun sequence genomic window:
- the LOC128555597 gene encoding protein draper-like, which yields MGPHCQYRNIAKNFKETAQEGENFIHHSDLAVDGNLQTCSETNIAQSNGKQAWRVQLDRTYRLVGVKIHILDNDIENFASFRIETGPTSLSFPNLCYEQQNKPESSVIEIMCLEPDETQNIRITQLSENIPLRICEFEIYGGREIAFNKPTNQSTNYESWLSHRAVDGRYPNEGEELIIEANTCSRTDGLENNPWLKIDLQQDFKIQDMSFYGRQSTSEQSKGFYISVGEFAHSANTIFQDNVDGTTNPADYSPRSTELTTEYEANVVKIGMQPFSGTATLSVCEMHIFAECVANKCGWSCEKNCYCNGEITGKMKIDGICPNGCSGRWTGKNDTCDIECSETEWGEMCKRKCGNCLKFPCDLKTGQCSGGCSGPWLPPLCTQVCESGTYGTNCLKRCGHCVNGTTCDIRTGFCLQGCDPGWQGDHCDTECPSQRFGSDCKQRCYCYDGVDCSKDSGKCPGDCAPGYSGIHCNNVCPSGRYGLTCAHACGKCRNDQTCDRINGRCKDGCKPGYEGALCKHEYNLIESIKEHVVTRISSVAAGWDEERAIDGDIGPDPNTCQCCSSTENAAVSWWHIDLGKQYPLKSVEVFPRSNENIFQQTQGFNLTLKNSTHEPGIVVYTNRQIADTEPVIIDIPNVPTKLIEIRRAGKLTICEIMAREGDCSIGRYGEECELFCYCADGKPCDRRTGICATPVCDVGWSGKACNTKCPEGYYGQNCALRCGSCKLNTCHPETGVCEGGCSEGFTGCLCSQECQAGYFGMDCSSKCGKCKRGETCDRITGVCNNGCETDYAEPSCNDQSTSSSAVTVFSVSCLFWSLVLFLCQ from the exons ATGGGGCCACATTGTCAATACC GTAATATTGCCAAAAATTTCAAGGAGACTGCGCAAGAAGGAGAAAATTTTATTCATCATTCGGACCTTGCAGTTGACGGCAATTTACAAACCTGCAGTGAAACAAATATTGCCCAATCCAATGGTAAACAAGCTTGGAGAGTTCAGTTAGACAGGACATATCGTCTTGTCGGAGTGAAAATTCATATACTGGACAACGATATTG aaaatttcgCAAGCTTTCGGATAGAGACAGGGCCCACGAGTTTGAGCTTTCCAAACTTATGTTACGAACAGCAAAATAAACCAGAATCCTCTGTGATCGAAATAATGTGTTTGGAGCCAGACGAAACACAGAACATCAGAATTACCCAATTGTCAGAAAATATTCCGCTGCGAATCTGCGAATTTGAGATATATGGAG GAAGAGAAATTGCATTCAACAAGCCGACAAACCAGTCGACAAATTATGAATCTTGGTTGTCTCATCGAGCCGTCGATGGTCGTTATCCTAATGAGGGTGAAGAACTGATTATTGAAGCGAATACATGCTCGAGAACAGACGGATTAGAAAACAATCCTTGGCTGAAAATAGACCTTCAACAAGACTTTAAGATACAAGATATGAGCTTCTATGGTCGACAATCAACATCAG AACAATCCAAGGGTTTCTACATATCAGTTGGTGAGTTTGCACATAGTGCAAATACTATTTTCCAAGATAACGTTGACGGGACGACCAATCCTGCCGACTATAGTCCCCGTAGCACAGAACTAACTACTGAATATGAAGCAAACGTGGTAAAAATTGGTATGCAACCATTCAGCGGGACAGCTACATTGTCAGTATGTGAAATGCATATATTTGCAG AGTGTGTTGCGAATAAATGCGGCTGGAGCTGTGAAAAGAATTGTTACTGCAATGGAGAAATAACGGGGAAAATGAAAATAGACGGTATTTGCCCAAATGGGTGTTCTGGAAGATGGACAGGAAAAAATGATACATGTGATATTG AATGTAGTGAAACAGAATGGGGTGAAATGTGCAAACGGAAGTGCGGAAACTGCTTGAAATTTCCTTGTGATCTGAAAACTGGACAGTGTAGTGGTGGTTGCAGTGGACCCTGGCTTCCTCCGCTCTGCACACAGG TTTGTGAAAGCGGCACGTATGGCACAAACTGTCTTAAACGATGTGGACATTGTGTTAACGGAACTACCTGTGACATTAGGACTGGCTTTTGTCTTCAAGGTTGTGATCCAGGATGGCAGGGTGATCATTGTGACACAG AATGCCCGTCACAACGTTTCGGATCAGACTGTAAACAACGCTGTTACTGTTATGACGGTGTCGATTGTAGTAAGGATTCAGGAAAATGCCCAGGTGACTGTGCCCCAGGATATAGTGGCATTCATTGTAATAATG TATGCCCTTCTGGTCGCTATGGACTTACGTGTGCGCACGCGTGTGGTAAATGTCGCAATGACCAGACATGTGACCGCATAAATGGGAGATGCAAGGATGGATGCAAACCAGGATATGAAGGGGCACTCTGCAAACACG AGTACAATTTGATTGAAAGTATAAAGGAACACGTAGTTACAAGGATTTCATCAGTTGCAGCTGGTTGGGACGAGGAAAGAGCAATTGACGGTGATATTGGCCCGGATCCTAATACGTGCCAGTGCTGCAGTTCTACAGAAAATGCAGCTGTATCTTGGTGGCATATAGACTTAGGAAAACAGTATCCACTGAAATCAGTTGAGGTTTTCCCAAGAAGCAATG AGAACATATTTCAGCAAACGCAAGGCTTCAACCTGACCTTGAAAAATTCAACACACGAACCTGGAATCGTTGTATATACCAATAGACAGATAGCAGACACTGAACCCGTGATTATTGATATACCGAACGTTCCAACGAAATTGATTGAAATACGCAGAGCCGGGAAACTCACTATTTGTGAAATAATGGCACGGGAAGGAG ACTGCTCCATTGGCCGTTACGGTGAGGAATGTGAACTGTTCTGCTACTGTGCCGACGGAAAACCTTGCGACAGAAGAACCGGAATATGTGCTACACCAGTTTGCGATGTTGGTTGGTCCGGCAAAGCTTGCAACACAA AATGTCCCGAAGGTTATTACGGTCAAAACTGTGCTCTGAGATGCGGCAGTTGTAAACTCAATACATGTCACCCTGAAACGGGAGTTTGTGAAGGCGGGTGCTCTGAAGGTTTTACAGGGTGTTTATGTTCACAGG AATGTCAAGCCGGATACTTTGGAATGGACTGTTCTAGTAAATGCGGAAAATGCAAACGTGGTGAAACATGTGACAGAATAACCGGAGTTTGCAACAATGGTTGTGAAACTGACTACGCTGAACCCAGCTGTAACGATCAAA GTACAAGCAGCTCCGCAGTAACGGTTTTCTCTGTGTCTTGCCTGTTTTGGTCGCTTGTACTTTTTCTATGCCAGTGA